From Halorubrum salinarum, the proteins below share one genomic window:
- a CDS encoding Cdc6/Cdc18 family protein: MDAADDLFTREDPIFANKELLEISHLPGEGRIVGRDDEISDLATAVNPAIFGQSPSNVLIYGKTGTGKSLCAKYVSKRLVSTASEEGVTATFAYVDCAQDTTETQAVQTIAEGVNNPEQTGINIPDKGLSTSTYYKRLWRILDQRYDVVLILLDEIDKLDDDAILMQLSRAGEAGKITDCKLGVVGISNKIQYKDRMDERVKSSLCEREFVFPPYDANQLREIMQARADAFHDDVLEPSTIPRAAALAAREHGDARKAIDILRYAGEIAQANGEPTVREEFVTQARERAETDRFRELIRGSTPHSRYVLQALALLSLSNGRQDGFRTSRVYEIYENICRQEGSDSLSLRRVRDLLKEHAFLDIIEQSKHSGGSAEGSYTKHQLLEDPSVVKEVLTEDDAET, encoded by the coding sequence ATGGACGCAGCGGACGACCTCTTCACGAGGGAGGACCCTATCTTCGCGAACAAGGAGCTCCTCGAGATCAGTCACCTACCCGGGGAGGGACGGATCGTCGGCCGAGACGACGAGATATCCGACTTGGCGACGGCCGTCAACCCGGCCATCTTCGGACAGAGCCCGAGCAACGTCCTGATATACGGAAAGACGGGCACCGGGAAGTCGCTGTGTGCGAAGTACGTCTCCAAACGGCTCGTCTCCACCGCCAGCGAGGAGGGCGTCACCGCCACGTTCGCCTACGTCGACTGCGCGCAGGACACTACGGAGACCCAGGCCGTCCAGACCATCGCCGAGGGCGTGAACAACCCCGAGCAGACCGGTATCAACATCCCCGACAAGGGGCTCTCGACTTCCACTTACTACAAGCGGCTCTGGCGCATCCTCGACCAGCGGTACGACGTGGTGCTGATCCTGCTCGACGAGATCGACAAGCTCGACGACGACGCGATCCTGATGCAGCTGTCCCGCGCGGGAGAGGCCGGGAAGATCACCGACTGTAAATTGGGCGTCGTCGGGATCAGCAACAAGATCCAGTACAAAGACCGGATGGACGAGCGCGTCAAGTCGAGCCTCTGTGAACGCGAGTTCGTCTTCCCGCCGTACGACGCGAACCAACTCCGTGAGATCATGCAGGCGCGCGCGGACGCGTTCCACGACGACGTGCTCGAACCGTCGACGATACCCCGCGCCGCGGCGCTCGCCGCGCGCGAGCACGGCGACGCCCGGAAGGCCATCGACATCCTCCGGTACGCGGGCGAGATAGCGCAGGCGAACGGCGAGCCTACGGTCCGCGAGGAGTTCGTCACGCAGGCGCGCGAGCGAGCCGAGACCGACCGCTTCCGCGAACTCATTCGCGGGTCCACGCCGCACTCGCGGTACGTGCTCCAGGCGCTCGCGCTGTTGTCGCTGTCGAACGGCCGCCAGGACGGGTTCCGAACGAGCCGCGTGTACGAGATCTACGAGAACATCTGCCGACAGGAGGGGTCCGACAGCCTCTCGCTGCGCCGCGTCCGCGACCTGCTGAAGGAACACGCGTTCCTCGACATCATCGAACAGTCGAAACACAGCGGCGGCAGCGCCGAGGGGAGCTACACCAAACACCAACTCCTCGAGGACCCGAGCGTCGTCAAAGAAGTACTCACCGAGGACGACGCCGAAACGTAA
- a CDS encoding DUF7544 domain-containing protein, translating into MSWHAVAAVDRAVRVTRGFLFPFEAVRWAKLGFLALVMAGGGAGASGATTSSLGGPAGGGAGAWSDAGPTEPASVPAGVERAANAGIERLAEVDAAVLTGLALGVLLAGMALFACSIAFRLVFYEALSTTEVALWRPFRDRFRQALGLLGVAVVSAVAVGLPAVAVAIALDPELLRFLGVSLGGLPRQSSVSAPAFGVLAVIGATVALVGTVVSRITFEFVAPAMVARDVGVIDGWRAVWASFRGSWADIVVYFAVHLVLAAGVGIVQAAAAAFVAGVVGATALVALLLASVALGGVGALIGTTAGAVALAAVLVCAVVAVVVLTLPVTLVVRTYLTAFEVSTLAGIDPELAPLAPTLVAGDDREPAGE; encoded by the coding sequence ATGAGCTGGCACGCCGTCGCGGCCGTCGACCGCGCCGTCCGCGTCACGCGCGGGTTCCTCTTCCCCTTCGAAGCGGTCCGGTGGGCGAAGCTCGGGTTCCTGGCGCTCGTGATGGCGGGCGGCGGCGCGGGGGCGTCGGGCGCGACGACGTCGTCTCTCGGCGGTCCCGCCGGCGGCGGCGCCGGCGCCTGGAGCGACGCCGGGCCGACGGAGCCCGCGTCGGTGCCCGCGGGCGTCGAACGCGCCGCGAACGCGGGGATCGAGCGCCTCGCCGAGGTCGACGCCGCGGTGCTGACCGGACTCGCCCTCGGAGTCCTCCTCGCGGGGATGGCCTTGTTCGCGTGTTCGATCGCGTTTCGGCTCGTCTTCTACGAGGCGCTCTCGACGACGGAGGTCGCGCTGTGGCGGCCGTTCCGCGACCGCTTCCGACAGGCGCTCGGGCTCCTCGGCGTCGCGGTGGTGAGTGCGGTCGCCGTCGGGCTTCCCGCGGTCGCGGTCGCGATTGCGCTCGACCCCGAGCTGTTGCGGTTCCTCGGCGTTTCGCTCGGGGGATTACCTAGACAGTCGTCGGTGAGCGCTCCGGCGTTCGGCGTGCTGGCCGTGATCGGAGCCACTGTCGCGCTCGTCGGGACCGTCGTCTCCAGGATCACCTTCGAGTTCGTCGCGCCGGCGATGGTCGCCCGAGACGTGGGCGTGATCGACGGGTGGCGGGCGGTCTGGGCGTCGTTCCGCGGATCGTGGGCGGACATCGTCGTCTACTTCGCGGTCCACCTCGTCCTCGCCGCCGGCGTCGGGATCGTTCAGGCCGCCGCCGCCGCGTTCGTCGCCGGCGTCGTCGGGGCGACGGCGCTCGTCGCGCTCCTCCTCGCGTCGGTGGCGCTCGGCGGCGTCGGGGCGTTGATCGGGACGACCGCGGGGGCGGTCGCGCTCGCGGCGGTGCTCGTCTGCGCGGTCGTCGCCGTGGTGGTCCTGACGCTCCCGGTGACGCTTGTCGTGCGGACGTACCTGACCGCGTTCGAGGTCTCGACGCTCGCCGGCATCGATCCGGAACTCGCGCCGCTGGCGCCGACGCTCGTCGCGGGCGACGACCGCGAACCGGCCGGCGAGTGA
- a CDS encoding SRPBCC family protein: protein MPTYRRTTRVPAPIEDVWDFHSTVDGLRELTPDWMRLRVDGVAGPDGSPDPEVLVAGSEIEMSVRPFGAGPRQRWTSRIVEREPDGTASPERSARFVDVMEGGPFRRWEHTHAFYADGDETLLVDTVAYRLPLGPLGDAVGPMAKVGFEGMFRDRHRRTVDRFTEN from the coding sequence ATGCCGACGTACAGGCGGACGACTCGGGTGCCGGCCCCGATCGAAGACGTGTGGGATTTTCACTCCACGGTCGACGGACTGCGAGAACTCACCCCGGACTGGATGCGTCTCCGCGTCGACGGCGTCGCGGGCCCGGACGGATCCCCCGACCCCGAGGTCCTCGTCGCGGGCTCGGAGATCGAGATGTCGGTCCGCCCGTTCGGGGCCGGACCGCGCCAGCGGTGGACCTCGCGGATCGTCGAGCGCGAGCCCGACGGCACGGCGTCTCCGGAGCGCTCCGCCCGGTTCGTCGACGTGATGGAAGGCGGCCCGTTCCGACGGTGGGAGCACACCCACGCGTTCTACGCCGACGGCGACGAGACGCTCCTCGTCGACACGGTCGCCTATCGGCTGCCGCTCGGCCCGCTGGGCGACGCGGTCGGGCCGATGGCGAAGGTGGGATTCGAGGGAATGTTCCGCGACCGGCACCGCCGGACCGTCGACCGGTTCACCGAGAACTGA
- a CDS encoding UPF0058 family protein: MKKQELIHLHGLLAEVRKQCEFWDDDVDLEAYEELGVKPTSIHKSKTDHKAAVFKLTEGITEPMESSESEPLAPTAD; the protein is encoded by the coding sequence ATGAAGAAGCAGGAGCTCATCCATCTTCACGGTCTCCTCGCGGAGGTACGAAAACAGTGCGAGTTCTGGGACGACGACGTCGACCTCGAAGCCTATGAAGAACTGGGCGTCAAGCCGACATCGATTCACAAGTCGAAGACCGACCACAAAGCCGCCGTTTTCAAGCTGACCGAGGGAATCACCGAGCCGATGGAGTCGTCCGAATCGGAGCCGCTGGCCCCGACGGCCGACTGA
- a CDS encoding TATA-box-binding protein, producing MTNPADSIEIQNVVASTGIGQELDLEALAEDLPGADFNPDNFPGLVYRTQEPKAAALIFRSGKIVCTGAKSIDDVHDALGIIFEKLRGLQIPVEDDPDITVQNIVSSADLGHNLNLNALAIGLGLEDVEYEPEQFPGLVYRMDEPEVVILLFGSGKIVITGGKRTDDAEEAVEEIVERIEGLGLLG from the coding sequence ATGACGAACCCTGCAGACTCGATCGAGATTCAGAACGTTGTTGCATCGACGGGTATCGGTCAGGAGCTCGATTTGGAGGCGCTCGCGGAGGACCTTCCGGGTGCGGATTTCAACCCGGACAACTTCCCCGGCCTCGTGTACCGGACCCAGGAGCCGAAGGCGGCCGCGCTCATCTTCCGCTCGGGGAAGATAGTGTGTACGGGCGCGAAGAGCATCGACGACGTCCACGACGCACTCGGGATAATCTTCGAGAAGCTCCGCGGGCTCCAGATCCCCGTCGAGGACGACCCGGATATCACCGTCCAGAACATCGTGTCGAGCGCGGACCTCGGACACAACCTCAACCTCAACGCCCTCGCTATCGGTCTCGGTCTCGAAGACGTGGAGTACGAGCCGGAGCAGTTCCCCGGGCTCGTCTACCGGATGGACGAACCCGAGGTCGTCATCCTGCTGTTCGGGAGCGGGAAAATCGTCATCACCGGCGGCAAGCGCACCGACGACGCCGAGGAAGCCGTCGAGGAGATCGTCGAGCGCATCGAAGGGCTCGGCCTGCTCGGCTGA
- a CDS encoding DNA-3-methyladenine glycosylase family protein — MERGAIDVGDLAGPFDLQATLESGQSYLWNRADGETYDELHAHGGDAWYETVVDPIPGVTEERVAVRVRQEGGVHDGTLRWEASTDAEPLLTHLLRLDDDLDAILDATPDLPLLERAYDAYEGMRLTRDPVFPCLISFICSAQMRVARIHGMQRRLRETYGDAVALGDETYRAFPTPDQLAARTEEELRDLSLGYRAPYVQRTAEMVASGEADPLAAADLPYEEARESLTRFVGVGDKVADCVLLFSLGFLEAVPLDTWIRTTIEEYYPDCDRGSYAATSRAIRERFGGEFAGYAQTYVFYYLRAGGE, encoded by the coding sequence ATGGAACGCGGGGCGATCGACGTCGGCGACCTGGCTGGACCGTTCGATCTCCAGGCGACCCTGGAGAGCGGACAGAGCTACCTCTGGAACCGCGCGGACGGCGAGACCTACGACGAGCTTCACGCCCACGGCGGCGACGCGTGGTACGAGACCGTCGTCGACCCGATTCCCGGGGTGACGGAGGAACGGGTCGCCGTCCGGGTCAGACAGGAGGGCGGCGTCCACGACGGCACGCTGCGATGGGAGGCGTCGACGGACGCCGAGCCGCTGTTGACGCACCTGCTCCGGCTCGACGACGACCTCGACGCGATCCTGGACGCAACGCCCGACCTGCCGCTGCTGGAACGGGCCTACGACGCCTACGAGGGGATGCGGCTGACCCGGGACCCGGTGTTCCCCTGTCTGATCTCGTTCATCTGCTCGGCGCAGATGCGGGTCGCGCGGATCCACGGGATGCAGCGCCGGCTCCGGGAGACGTACGGCGATGCGGTCGCGCTCGGCGACGAGACGTACCGAGCGTTCCCGACGCCGGATCAGCTGGCCGCGCGCACCGAGGAGGAGCTCCGCGACCTCTCCCTGGGCTACCGGGCGCCGTACGTCCAGCGCACCGCGGAGATGGTCGCGAGCGGCGAGGCCGACCCGCTGGCGGCGGCCGACCTCCCCTACGAGGAGGCGCGGGAGTCGCTCACGCGGTTCGTCGGCGTCGGGGACAAGGTCGCCGACTGCGTGCTGTTGTTCTCGCTGGGGTTCCTCGAAGCGGTGCCGCTCGACACCTGGATCCGCACGACCATCGAGGAGTACTACCCCGACTGCGACCGCGGGAGCTACGCGGCGACCTCCCGCGCGATCCGCGAGCGGTTCGGCGGCGAGTTCGCCGGCTACGCGCAGACGTACGTGTTCTACTACCTCCGCGCCGGCGGGGAGTGA
- a CDS encoding NADP-dependent malic enzyme yields MGLDDDAREYHRQEPPGKIEIETTKPTNTQRDLSLAYSPGVAAPCRDIAADPESVFEYTAKGNLVAVVSNGSAVLGLGDIGAAASKPVMEGKGVLFKRFADIDVFDIELDIDAVDPFCEAVKAMGPTFGGVNLEDIKAPECFKIEERLREEMDVPVFHDDQHGTAIISGAALMNAVDISDKDLSELDIVFSGAGASAIATARFYVSLGARKENITMCDSSGIITESRVENGEVNEYKSQFASPVEGGDLADAMEGADVFVGLSVGGIVSQEMVRSMAADPIIFAMANPDPEITYEDAKDARDDTVIMATGRSDYPNMVNNVLGFPFLFRGALDVRATEINEEMKAAAAEALADLARKDVPDAVVKAYGDEPLQFGPDYVIPKPLDPRVLFEVAPRVAEAAMESGSARTEIDLAKYRERLEARLGKSREMMRVVLNKAKSDPKRIALAEGTDEKMIRAAYQLSEQGIAEPVLLGDADTISQTAAELGLSFRPDVVDPDDRDVTDYGERLYELRKRKGITKREADDLVKRDTNYLASVMVETGDVDAMLTGLTHHYPSALRPPLQIVGSAADTDTVAGVYMLTFKNRVIFCADTTVNQDPDAETLAEVTRHTADLARRFNVEPRAAMLSYSNFGSVDNEGTRKPREAVDILQSDDAVDFPVDGEMQADTAVVDDILNGTYEFSQLDEAANVLVFPNLEAGNIGYKLLQRLGGAEAIGPMLVGMDEPVHVLQRGDEVKDIVNLASVAVVDAQE; encoded by the coding sequence ATGGGACTAGACGACGACGCGCGGGAGTACCACCGACAGGAGCCGCCCGGGAAGATCGAGATAGAGACGACGAAGCCCACGAACACGCAGCGGGACCTCTCGCTGGCGTACTCGCCGGGGGTCGCGGCGCCCTGTCGCGACATCGCGGCCGACCCCGAGTCCGTCTTCGAGTACACGGCGAAGGGGAACCTCGTCGCGGTCGTCTCGAACGGCTCGGCCGTCCTCGGGCTCGGCGACATCGGCGCCGCCGCCTCCAAGCCCGTCATGGAGGGGAAAGGCGTGCTGTTCAAGCGGTTCGCCGACATCGACGTGTTCGACATCGAGCTCGACATCGACGCCGTCGACCCGTTCTGCGAGGCGGTGAAAGCGATGGGACCGACGTTCGGCGGGGTCAACCTCGAGGACATCAAGGCGCCCGAGTGCTTCAAAATCGAGGAGCGGCTCCGCGAGGAGATGGACGTCCCGGTGTTCCACGACGACCAGCACGGCACCGCGATCATCTCGGGCGCGGCGCTGATGAACGCGGTCGACATCTCGGACAAAGACCTCTCGGAGCTCGACATCGTCTTCTCGGGTGCGGGCGCGTCGGCCATCGCGACGGCCCGCTTCTACGTCTCGCTGGGCGCGCGCAAGGAGAACATCACGATGTGCGACTCTTCGGGGATCATCACCGAGTCGCGCGTCGAGAACGGCGAGGTCAACGAGTACAAGAGCCAGTTCGCCAGCCCGGTCGAAGGCGGCGACCTCGCGGACGCGATGGAGGGCGCCGACGTGTTCGTCGGGCTCTCCGTCGGCGGGATCGTTTCGCAGGAGATGGTCCGCTCGATGGCCGCCGATCCGATCATCTTCGCGATGGCGAACCCCGATCCGGAGATCACCTACGAGGACGCGAAGGACGCGCGCGACGACACGGTGATCATGGCGACGGGCCGGTCGGACTACCCCAACATGGTGAACAACGTGCTCGGGTTCCCGTTCCTGTTCCGCGGCGCGCTCGACGTGCGCGCGACCGAGATCAACGAGGAGATGAAGGCGGCCGCCGCGGAGGCGCTGGCCGACCTCGCGCGCAAGGACGTTCCGGACGCGGTCGTGAAGGCCTACGGCGACGAACCGCTCCAGTTCGGGCCCGACTACGTCATCCCGAAGCCGCTCGACCCGCGGGTGCTGTTCGAGGTGGCGCCGCGCGTCGCGGAGGCGGCGATGGAGTCCGGGTCGGCCCGGACCGAGATCGACTTAGCGAAGTACCGGGAGCGGCTCGAAGCGCGGCTCGGGAAGTCCCGCGAGATGATGCGCGTCGTCCTGAACAAAGCGAAGAGCGACCCGAAGCGGATCGCGCTCGCGGAGGGCACTGACGAGAAGATGATCCGGGCGGCGTATCAGCTCTCCGAGCAGGGGATCGCCGAGCCGGTGCTGCTCGGCGACGCGGACACCATCTCGCAGACCGCGGCGGAACTCGGTCTGTCGTTCCGTCCCGACGTCGTCGACCCCGACGACCGGGACGTCACGGACTACGGCGAGCGGCTGTACGAGCTCCGTAAGCGCAAGGGCATCACGAAGCGCGAGGCGGACGACCTCGTCAAGCGCGACACCAACTACCTCGCGAGCGTGATGGTCGAGACCGGCGACGTGGACGCGATGCTCACCGGGCTCACCCACCACTACCCGTCCGCGCTCCGGCCGCCGCTCCAGATCGTCGGGTCCGCGGCCGACACCGACACCGTCGCCGGGGTGTACATGCTCACGTTCAAGAACCGGGTCATCTTCTGTGCGGACACGACGGTCAACCAAGACCCCGACGCGGAGACGCTCGCGGAGGTCACGCGACACACGGCGGACCTCGCGCGCCGGTTCAACGTCGAGCCGCGCGCGGCGATGCTGTCGTACTCCAACTTCGGGAGCGTCGACAACGAGGGGACTCGGAAGCCGCGCGAGGCGGTCGACATCCTCCAGTCCGACGACGCGGTCGACTTCCCCGTCGACGGTGAGATGCAGGCCGACACCGCCGTCGTCGACGACATCCTCAACGGGACCTACGAGTTCTCTCAGCTCGACGAGGCGGCCAACGTCCTCGTGTTCCCCAACCTCGAAGCCGGGAACATCGGGTACAAGCTGCTCCAGCGGCTCGGCGGCGCCGAGGCCATCGGCCCGATGCTCGTCGGGATGGACGAACCGGTCCACGTGCTCCAGCGGGGCGACGAGGTGAAAGACATCGTCAACCTCGCCAGCGTCGCCGTCGTCGACGCTCAGGAGTAA
- a CDS encoding sensor histidine kinase — MDRRTVVAFVGDDESASERVARAVEAAWNGAGGPSLRTLAPADFDGDRDGEEPLEDTCGVVVTASAATDGDVRKGLAALPSHVPVIALVEDATTTTIRTLLAADVDDVVETDDRGSHVGGDAADPLTERIRSRMTPDRVKLGDDGVARLSEVLLDAGTTLMSTRTDEVGTKIEWTMENVGEHAELDRIVCYREEDGEFVPAYDWCPEGFDPAPRPFEDFPEPDLLSTFGNVARGSAPAEDDSEGNDDVGLAGPPATVHVPLVVDWELSGIVAFESDDCRVWADEEVGLYRTLGDLIAHTIARNDRREALRRQAEQLEQFSAVVSHDLRNPLNVLSGYLSLSEDELTPSRYEAMSGAVDRMETLIDDLLMLARRGEAIGDTEPVPIAAVAEDAWGSVRAPNATLTIADEIGRVEADPSRLRQALENLFRNAIDHGGPEVSIEIGPITDGGDVGGMYVADDGPGIPVELADTVFDSGVSSADSSGIGLAIVDRIVEAHEWDIDVRNDDGAVFELTFDADATRVAAP, encoded by the coding sequence ATGGACCGGCGAACGGTCGTCGCGTTCGTTGGCGACGACGAGAGCGCCAGCGAACGCGTGGCCCGTGCGGTCGAGGCCGCTTGGAACGGCGCGGGCGGCCCGTCCCTTCGGACGCTCGCTCCCGCCGACTTCGACGGCGACCGAGACGGCGAGGAGCCGTTGGAAGACACGTGTGGGGTCGTCGTCACCGCCTCGGCCGCGACGGACGGCGACGTGAGGAAGGGGCTCGCCGCGCTGCCGTCCCACGTGCCGGTGATCGCGCTCGTCGAGGACGCGACGACGACGACGATCCGGACGCTGCTGGCGGCCGACGTGGACGACGTGGTCGAGACCGACGACCGCGGCAGCCACGTCGGAGGGGACGCGGCCGACCCGCTCACGGAGCGGATCCGGAGTCGGATGACCCCCGACCGCGTGAAGCTCGGAGACGACGGCGTCGCCCGACTCTCCGAGGTGTTGCTCGACGCCGGAACGACGCTCATGAGCACGCGAACCGACGAGGTCGGCACGAAGATCGAGTGGACGATGGAGAACGTCGGCGAACACGCCGAGCTCGACCGGATCGTCTGTTACCGCGAGGAGGACGGCGAGTTCGTCCCCGCCTACGACTGGTGTCCCGAGGGGTTCGACCCGGCGCCGAGGCCGTTCGAGGACTTCCCGGAGCCGGACCTGCTGTCGACGTTCGGCAACGTCGCGCGCGGGTCCGCCCCGGCCGAGGACGACTCCGAAGGCAATGACGACGTTGGCCTCGCGGGGCCGCCGGCGACGGTCCACGTCCCGCTCGTCGTCGACTGGGAGCTCAGCGGCATCGTCGCGTTCGAGTCCGACGACTGCCGCGTCTGGGCCGACGAGGAGGTGGGCCTGTACCGCACCCTCGGCGACCTGATCGCGCACACGATCGCGCGCAACGACCGCCGGGAGGCGCTCCGCAGGCAGGCGGAACAGCTCGAACAGTTCAGCGCGGTCGTCTCGCACGACCTGCGGAACCCGCTGAACGTGCTCTCGGGCTATCTGTCGCTCTCCGAGGACGAGCTCACCCCGTCGCGGTACGAAGCCATGAGCGGCGCGGTCGACCGCATGGAGACGCTGATCGACGACCTGCTCATGCTCGCGCGCCGCGGCGAGGCGATCGGCGACACGGAGCCGGTGCCGATCGCGGCCGTCGCCGAGGACGCCTGGGGCTCGGTGCGCGCGCCCAACGCGACGCTCACGATCGCCGACGAGATCGGGCGCGTCGAGGCGGACCCGAGCCGACTCCGGCAGGCCCTCGAGAACCTCTTCCGGAACGCGATCGACCACGGCGGCCCGGAGGTCTCGATAGAGATCGGCCCGATCACCGACGGCGGCGACGTCGGCGGGATGTACGTCGCCGACGACGGGCCCGGCATCCCTGTCGAACTCGCCGATACGGTGTTCGACTCGGGCGTCTCCTCGGCCGACAGCTCCGGCATCGGCCTGGCGATCGTCGACCGGATCGTCGAGGCGCACGAGTGGGACATCGACGTCAGGAACGACGACGGCGCCGTCTTCGAACTCACCTTCGACGCGGACGCGACGCGGGTCGCGGCGCCGTAA
- a CDS encoding DUF555 domain-containing protein, with translation MDCRVVVEAAVPVYDVETPDEAVRIAISKTGEMLNPDLNYVEIDTDTRTSPSGEQLDPAFVAADEALVALELRMDVFNVDRDEHASRVARKEIGKRLRNIPLKVLSVTEIDPEESDRPEDSPTAEEPSASAGDGSDPDENGAADGR, from the coding sequence ATGGACTGTCGAGTCGTCGTCGAGGCCGCGGTCCCGGTGTACGACGTGGAGACCCCTGACGAGGCGGTCCGGATCGCCATCTCGAAGACCGGCGAGATGCTCAACCCGGACCTCAACTACGTCGAGATCGACACCGACACGCGGACGTCGCCGAGCGGTGAGCAGCTCGACCCGGCGTTCGTCGCGGCCGACGAGGCGCTCGTCGCCCTCGAACTCCGGATGGACGTGTTCAACGTCGACCGCGACGAACACGCCAGCCGCGTCGCGCGCAAGGAGATCGGCAAGCGGCTCCGTAACATTCCGCTGAAAGTGCTGTCCGTGACCGAGATCGATCCCGAGGAGAGCGACCGCCCGGAGGACTCCCCGACGGCCGAGGAGCCGTCAGCGTCGGCGGGCGACGGGTCCGACCCCGACGAGAACGGGGCGGCCGACGGTCGCTGA
- a CDS encoding DMT family transporter, with product MSSKPAVSPKAGLAAAVVAVSAGAILVRLSDAPSSVAAFYRVLFTTLPLASVAAWRYRGEFGRIRSRDLAFAVLSGVALAVHFAAWFESLRWTSVAASVTLVQAQPVFVAVGAWLLLRERVTRRMAAGIAVAVAGMASMSLGDFLGGVAVGPRPLYGNALALAGAVAAAGYVLAGRSLRQRISLVPYVTVVYSVCVVVLLGFVLAAGHPLTGYPAREWLLFAGLAVGPGLLGHTVLNWALAHLESSVVSVSLLGEPVGATLLAAALLSETPTPATVAGGCVVLVGIYVTATAGSS from the coding sequence ATGAGTTCGAAGCCAGCGGTGTCGCCGAAGGCGGGGCTCGCGGCGGCGGTCGTCGCGGTGAGCGCGGGCGCGATCCTCGTCCGCCTGAGCGACGCGCCGAGCTCGGTCGCCGCGTTCTACCGAGTGCTGTTCACGACCCTCCCGCTGGCCTCGGTGGCGGCGTGGCGGTACCGCGGGGAGTTCGGCCGGATCCGGTCGCGCGACCTCGCGTTCGCGGTGCTGTCCGGCGTCGCGCTCGCGGTCCACTTCGCGGCCTGGTTCGAGAGCCTCCGGTGGACGAGCGTCGCCGCGAGCGTGACGCTCGTCCAGGCGCAGCCGGTGTTCGTCGCGGTCGGCGCGTGGCTACTGCTACGCGAACGCGTCACGCGACGGATGGCCGCGGGCATCGCCGTCGCCGTGGCCGGGATGGCGTCGATGTCGCTCGGCGATTTCTTGGGGGGCGTGGCGGTCGGGCCTCGCCCGCTGTACGGCAACGCGTTGGCGCTGGCCGGTGCCGTCGCCGCGGCGGGGTACGTCTTGGCCGGTCGCTCGCTGCGGCAGCGGATCTCGTTGGTCCCCTACGTAACCGTCGTGTACAGCGTCTGCGTGGTGGTCCTGCTCGGATTCGTGCTCGCCGCCGGCCACCCGCTGACGGGGTACCCCGCCCGGGAGTGGCTCCTGTTCGCCGGGCTCGCGGTCGGACCGGGGCTACTCGGCCACACGGTCCTCAACTGGGCGCTCGCGCACCTGGAGTCGAGCGTCGTTTCCGTCTCGCTGCTCGGTGAGCCGGTCGGCGCGACGCTGCTCGCGGCCGCGCTCCTGTCGGAGACGCCCACTCCGGCGACGGTCGCCGGCGGCTGCGTGGTCCTCGTGGGGATCTACGTCACCGCGACGGCGGGCTCCTCGTAG
- a CDS encoding DUF7836 family putative zinc-binding protein: MVDAFVRLVCPECGKEWQDNPAELQDLRSNFSCSACHATRRLTEFMRTERDLEAVKQFQ, encoded by the coding sequence ATGGTTGACGCGTTCGTCAGACTCGTCTGTCCGGAGTGCGGCAAGGAGTGGCAGGACAACCCCGCCGAGCTTCAGGATCTGCGGTCCAACTTCAGCTGTTCGGCGTGTCACGCGACGCGCCGCCTGACGGAGTTCATGCGGACGGAACGCGACCTCGAGGCCGTCAAGCAGTTCCAGTAG